Below is a genomic region from Campylobacter showae CSUNSWCD.
CCCCTTGACAGGAAAGCAGAGCAGCATCAAAATCTGGCCGAATCAAATTTGACATTTTCAAGATACGGGTCTCGGCGAGTAAAATTTGCAAATTTGAAATTTGATTATAAGAAATCGAGGCGAAGTATCGCGAGATGATTTTTCGAGTTTTCTGCTTCGCAAGCTCGCAGCTGCAAGCAGAAGAAGTTAAAATTTGACAAAGATAAGGCATATAGCTTACCCAGTCAAATTTTAACGAAATCCGCAAAAAGCACTCGCGAGACAAGCTATTAAAATAAAAAGGCGAAGTATTTTTTCTTTTTACTTCGCGCAAGCGCTCGTAACGAGATTTCGCTACGAGGAGACGAGGCGGAAACGACGGAGGCAAGGGAGCGGACTAGTCGTCCGTGACCGAAGCCGACCGAGTTTCCAACGAAGTATAAAGGGAAAAGACAAGCCGCAAAAGCAGCTTGTCTAAAAGCAAGATTATTTAATAAATCCGTATAGGTTAGCTAACACCCAACCCACTGCACACGAACTAAACACGCCGATAAAGCCTGGGATGATAAAGCTGTGGTTGATTACATATTTGCCAATATGTGTTGTACCTGAGCGGTCAAACTGAACAGCTGCAAGGTCGCTTGGATATGTTGGTAGAATGAAGTATCCATAGCAAGCAGTTGCAAACGCAATAATAACACCTGGATCAATGCCGATCTGAACAGCAAGCGGCACGAAAGTCGCAGCAGCAGCAGCTTGAGAGTTTAGGAACTTAGAAATCAGCATACCTACTACGATATACATCCACGGATAGGCTCTCATCACCTCTCCTAGCGAGCCTTTTAGCATCTCGATGTGAGAGTGGAACATTGTTTCAGCCATCCAGCTGATGCCGTAGATCGCTACGAGCGCGACCATACCGCTGTGGAAGATCTCGTTTTGAGCGATCTTAGCAGCCTTGATGCCTGAGTAGATCATCATGATGGACGCGGCCAGTAGCATGAAAATTTGGATCGTATCGACCATACCTAGGGGCGCAGTCTTTTTCATAGTATCTTTTACTACGATACTAGCGTTTGCGACGGTTTCGGTTTTACCCTCTTTGGTTATGACGACGTTGCCGTCTTGAAGTACGATAGTTTGAGTTACTTTTTTGTCTTTATCTAGAACTTCTACATTCGTAAATTTAGTAGCGTCTTTTACTTTATTGTCTTTTACGTTTGAGACGACTTTGCTATCATCTACGGTAGATACTACTTGACCGTCTTTTACGGTGATGTTTTTAACTACTTTTTTATCTACTACAATTTCGATAGATTTGCCAGGGACGTCGCTAGTCCAGCTAGGGCGGAGTTGTTTATAGTAGCCTAGAACCGCCACGATAGCGATAGTAGCTAGGAATATCCACATCACGTTCCACTGTTTAGCAGGAAGTTTTACGCCGATTAGCGAATGAGACTCATCAGAACCATATATATATTTTTTTTGTTCTGGATCGGCTATTTTTGCCTGAAATTCTGGGTCTTTATCAAGATCCTTGCCTCTAAATACTGAGTAAGTTCCTATACAGAGCACGCCCAAAAATGTAGAAGGAATGGTAACTTTTAATAGATCAACATAGCTTGTAAAGCCCTCAATATGAACTGTGCCAGTACCAAGAAGAACAGCAACCATAGACACACCAGCAACTGAAACAGGGCTTGCGATAATAGCAAGTTGTGACGAGATCGTAGTCGCAGCCAGCGGTCTTTCCGGACGGATACCGCTTTTCATTGATACATCATAGATGATCGGTAAAAGTGTATAAACTGTGTGACCAGTACCACATAGCACCGTTAGTGTCCAGCCGCAAATCGGCGCAAGATAACAGACTAGTTTTGGATGCTTTCTAAGCGCTTTTTCAGCGATCTGAAGCATAACATCAAGACCACCAGCAGCTTGAAGCGTAGCAGATGCTACGACGACGGCTAGGATCGTTAGGATGACGTCTACTGCCGGTTTGCCAGGCTTCATACCGAATGCAAATACCAAGATAACAAGACCGATGCCGCCTAGTACACCTAGCGCCATACCGCCTTTTTTAGCACCGTAGAATAGACATCCGAGCACTACGATTAGTTGGAGAGTGAACTGAGTGCTTTCACTCAAACTGGTTAGAAATTCCATTTTTTCTCCTTTTTGGAAATTACGCCGCGATTATATAAATATTAAAATTAAATACTAATAAAAAAATTAAAAATACATTTGTAAGTATTAATCATATATTTAACCAAATTTGATGCGCCGCTAGTCAAATTTAATCGATCTAAATGCATTTAAAAGAAAATTTGATATATAATCCTAAGACTAAAAATTAATAAATCTGCTTAAGGAGCAAACATGCAAATCCCTATCGCTTATGGCAAAGACGACCACATAAATTTAAAAATAGACGAGAAAAACCTGCTTGGAGTTTTTGACCCAAACAAAGTTGCTAAATTTGACGAAGCAGCGCTCATCGCAAAGGCTTTGGCAAATCCAATAAACCAAAAAAGCTTTGATGAGTTTATCGCCGGCGATGAAAAGATCGTTATCATCGTAAATGACGGCACAAGGCCTACGCCAACTGCTAAAATTTTAAAGCAAATTTATCCAAAACTTCGCGATAAAAATAAAATTTTTATCATCGCCACCGGCTGCCACAGAGAGGGTACGCTAGATGAATACAATATGATATTTTCTAAAGAAATTTACCCTGAAATTAGAGCCAAAAACGAGGTTCATGACCACGATTCAAAGCACGATGAGATGGTATTTTTAGGCGAGAGCAAAAACGGCACGCAGATGTATCTAAACAAAATCGTTGCCGAAGCTAAAAAAGTGATCGTTATAGGTTCAGTCGAGCCGCACTATTTTGCTGGCTACACTGGCGGTAGAAAGGCGTTTTTGCCAGGCACTGCCTCATACGAGAGCATCACGCAAAACCACAAACTAGCTCTTAGTCCTGACGCTCAGGCACTGCGCCTTGAGGGCAACCCTGTGCATGAAGATATGATCGATGCGATGAAGGTGCTTTCAAACATCGATGTCTTTTCTATACAGACGGTGCTTGATAGCGAACATGGCGTCTATTACGCAAGTGCTGGCGATCTAAATGATAGTTTTTATGACTGCGTTAAAAAGGCTGATGAGGTCTTTTGCGTAAATATCCCACAAAAAGCCGACATCGTGATCTCGGTAGCGCCTTATCCTATGGATGTTGATCTTTATCAGGCGCAAAAGGCGTTAGAT
It encodes:
- a CDS encoding anaerobic C4-dicarboxylate transporter translates to MEFLTSLSESTQFTLQLIVVLGCLFYGAKKGGMALGVLGGIGLVILVFAFGMKPGKPAVDVILTILAVVVASATLQAAGGLDVMLQIAEKALRKHPKLVCYLAPICGWTLTVLCGTGHTVYTLLPIIYDVSMKSGIRPERPLAATTISSQLAIIASPVSVAGVSMVAVLLGTGTVHIEGFTSYVDLLKVTIPSTFLGVLCIGTYSVFRGKDLDKDPEFQAKIADPEQKKYIYGSDESHSLIGVKLPAKQWNVMWIFLATIAIVAVLGYYKQLRPSWTSDVPGKSIEIVVDKKVVKNITVKDGQVVSTVDDSKVVSNVKDNKVKDATKFTNVEVLDKDKKVTQTIVLQDGNVVITKEGKTETVANASIVVKDTMKKTAPLGMVDTIQIFMLLAASIMMIYSGIKAAKIAQNEIFHSGMVALVAIYGISWMAETMFHSHIEMLKGSLGEVMRAYPWMYIVVGMLISKFLNSQAAAAATFVPLAVQIGIDPGVIIAFATACYGYFILPTYPSDLAAVQFDRSGTTHIGKYVINHSFIIPGFIGVFSSCAVGWVLANLYGFIK
- the larA gene encoding nickel-dependent lactate racemase, translated to MQIPIAYGKDDHINLKIDEKNLLGVFDPNKVAKFDEAALIAKALANPINQKSFDEFIAGDEKIVIIVNDGTRPTPTAKILKQIYPKLRDKNKIFIIATGCHREGTLDEYNMIFSKEIYPEIRAKNEVHDHDSKHDEMVFLGESKNGTQMYLNKIVAEAKKVIVIGSVEPHYFAGYTGGRKAFLPGTASYESITQNHKLALSPDAQALRLEGNPVHEDMIDAMKVLSNIDVFSIQTVLDSEHGVYYASAGDLNDSFYDCVKKADEVFCVNIPQKADIVISVAPYPMDVDLYQAQKALDNGKLALAKDGILIMVAKCRTGIGPKPFFDLMASADTPKKVLEKINSGFKLGYHKAAKMAEISLWAQTWAVTDLSDDEMKAVHLKPYHDLQKAIDEALAQKGANAKIIILPFGSMTVPKV